A section of the Leptospira kobayashii genome encodes:
- the coaD gene encoding pantetheine-phosphate adenylyltransferase — protein MRAVAVYPGSFDPFTNGHLDIIRRAHPLFDKIIVGIANNSNKSSLFSAEERVELIEKVLHGWENIEIDTFQGLTVDYCRKKNSRVILRGLRAVTDFDYEYAISLMNKKLAPEIETFFLMADNEYSFVSSTIVKEVARHGRAVSNQVPDVVNEALLKKFHG, from the coding sequence ATGAGAGCGGTTGCAGTTTATCCCGGTTCCTTCGATCCATTTACAAATGGCCATCTTGATATCATTCGACGAGCTCATCCGTTGTTCGATAAGATCATCGTTGGAATTGCAAACAATTCAAACAAATCGTCTCTTTTCTCAGCAGAGGAAAGAGTCGAGTTGATAGAAAAAGTTCTTCATGGCTGGGAAAATATCGAGATCGATACGTTCCAAGGATTGACTGTAGACTATTGTCGAAAAAAAAACTCAAGAGTCATTTTAAGAGGATTGCGTGCCGTTACCGATTTCGATTATGAATATGCAATTTCCTTAATGAACAAAAAATTAGCTCCTGAGATCGAAACTTTTTTTCTGATGGCGGATAACGAGTATTCTTTTGTATCATCTACCATCGTCAAAGAAGTAGCACGGCACGGTAGAGCTGTTTCCAATCAGGTTCCCGATGTAGTGAATGAAGCTCTCTTGAAAAAGTTTCACGGATAA
- a CDS encoding response regulator, with translation MMKKNILVVEDEPFLGLNIKQKIESFGFNVIAVVPSGDEAFQIVSEKVPDLILMDINLEGSLSGMETAESLKNQFSVPILFLTGFLDDDHKRKISKDPSYGYLMKPFTTDQLREAVSVFT, from the coding sequence ATGATGAAAAAGAACATCCTTGTCGTTGAGGATGAACCGTTCCTAGGGCTCAATATCAAACAGAAAATCGAGTCTTTCGGATTCAATGTGATTGCAGTAGTTCCTTCCGGGGATGAAGCATTTCAAATTGTTTCTGAAAAAGTTCCTGACTTGATTCTTATGGATATCAATCTTGAAGGTTCTCTCAGCGGAATGGAAACTGCAGAATCTTTAAAAAATCAATTCTCCGTTCCGATTTTGTTTTTAACCGGATTTTTAGATGATGATCATAAAAGAAAAATCTCCAAAGACCCTTCTTACGGATATTTGATGAAGCCTTTTACTACCGATCAATTGCGAGAAGCAGTCTCCGTTTTCACTTAA
- a CDS encoding TlyA family RNA methyltransferase — MQKEKIRLDDRLVSLGLCKDKKEALSYILSGSVLVNDEPITKIGFNVRITDSIRIREIIKQYVSRGAKKLLGALEAFPKANPKNKICWDWGASTGGFTQILLEKEAKHVYSVDVGYGQLAQKLANHKSVTVLDRTHIKELNWELLGGKSDSIFITMDLSFISLLSVFPTITRLANESPGTNWEGISLLKPQFEAKEKDLTEGIVTDPLVIGRIIRQVWREIRKQDHSIKILGIVESPIKGTEGNREFLFWWRKEGKNLK; from the coding sequence TTGCAGAAAGAAAAAATTAGACTGGATGACAGATTAGTTTCACTCGGCCTATGCAAAGATAAAAAAGAAGCCCTTTCTTATATCTTATCCGGCTCGGTGCTTGTAAATGACGAACCGATTACCAAAATCGGATTCAATGTTCGCATAACAGATAGTATTCGAATTCGGGAAATCATCAAACAGTATGTTTCCCGTGGTGCCAAAAAACTACTGGGTGCTTTGGAAGCTTTTCCGAAAGCAAATCCAAAGAATAAAATCTGTTGGGATTGGGGTGCTTCCACAGGCGGTTTTACACAAATCCTCCTCGAGAAAGAAGCAAAACATGTTTATTCCGTTGATGTAGGCTATGGCCAATTGGCGCAGAAGCTGGCCAATCACAAATCTGTGACGGTCTTGGATAGAACCCATATCAAAGAATTGAATTGGGAATTATTGGGTGGTAAATCCGATTCAATCTTTATCACGATGGATCTCAGTTTTATATCCCTATTGTCCGTATTTCCAACAATCACTCGTTTAGCGAATGAATCTCCCGGTACAAACTGGGAAGGAATTAGCCTACTCAAACCTCAGTTTGAAGCAAAGGAAAAAGATCTTACGGAAGGAATTGTCACGGATCCTTTGGTGATCGGTAGGATCATTCGGCAAGTTTGGAGAGAGATCAGAAAACAGGATCATTCTATAAAAATCTTAGGAATTGTAGAATCCCCTATCAAAGGAACGGAAGGAAATAGAGAGTTTTTATTTTGGTGGAGAAAGGAAGGAAAAAATCTTAAGTGA
- a CDS encoding nucleoside-diphosphate kinase, which yields MERTFIMLKPDAVKNKHIGDILQRIEKEGFKILGLKSLKLSLEDAKQFYKVHSARPFYNDLCSYMASGPIVAAALERENAVLHWRDVIGATDPKEAAPGTIRALFAESKEANAVHGSDSVENALQEIAFFFKGYELN from the coding sequence ATGGAAAGAACTTTCATCATGCTCAAGCCGGATGCTGTTAAAAACAAGCATATCGGCGATATCCTTCAAAGAATCGAAAAAGAAGGATTTAAAATCCTAGGACTTAAGTCCTTAAAACTCAGCCTCGAAGACGCAAAACAGTTTTACAAAGTGCACTCCGCTCGCCCATTCTACAATGACCTTTGCAGTTATATGGCATCAGGTCCGATCGTGGCAGCTGCACTGGAAAGAGAAAATGCTGTATTGCATTGGAGAGATGTAATCGGTGCTACAGACCCAAAAGAAGCGGCACCGGGAACAATTCGCGCACTATTTGCAGAAAGTAAAGAAGCAAATGCAGTGCATGGTTCCGACTCCGTTGAAAACGCTCTCCAAGAGATCGCTTTTTTCTTCAAAGGTTACGAACTCAATTAA
- a CDS encoding alpha/beta fold hydrolase: MFSFIYRTIYRNYQFQRNKSMKNMGGIPKYVDLGGHSLFFWDFQTNRKDCIIFLHGLLDHSFGFRRIIKDLLGDKKRIISFDHPGYGNSKLPKIKYLFQIDVWAELLLEALEKLGLQNVTLVGHSMGGLIAQHMVLGDQSKRIKKLILLSPGGIPHPERERMQKLLFPKTEKQVVELLTHLYGSDSPEPNFLLRKTLVTVWNGWENQFLQENTLKKEHRIFHGDKIRGIKIPTLIIAGEEDEITPVAMMKKMKSYITGSKLVLLKGAKHAIHLERSSDIAKEIKVFNKH, from the coding sequence ATGTTTTCTTTTATCTATAGAACCATCTACCGAAATTATCAATTTCAACGAAACAAATCAATGAAAAATATGGGAGGCATTCCCAAGTACGTAGACCTCGGAGGCCATTCCTTGTTTTTTTGGGATTTCCAAACCAACAGGAAAGACTGTATTATTTTTTTACACGGACTTTTGGATCATAGTTTCGGTTTCAGAAGAATCATTAAAGATTTGTTAGGTGATAAAAAAAGGATCATTTCTTTTGACCACCCCGGCTATGGAAATAGCAAACTTCCGAAGATCAAATATCTATTTCAGATTGATGTCTGGGCAGAACTTCTTTTGGAAGCTTTGGAAAAACTGGGTCTTCAAAATGTGACTTTGGTCGGCCATTCCATGGGTGGTTTGATTGCACAGCATATGGTTCTGGGTGATCAGTCCAAGCGGATTAAAAAATTAATTTTGCTGTCACCAGGAGGGATTCCTCATCCGGAAAGAGAAAGAATGCAAAAGCTATTATTCCCTAAAACGGAAAAACAAGTAGTAGAGCTTCTCACTCATTTGTACGGGTCGGATAGTCCCGAACCGAACTTCCTTTTACGAAAAACTTTAGTTACAGTTTGGAACGGTTGGGAAAACCAATTTTTACAAGAGAACACTCTCAAAAAAGAACACCGAATTTTTCACGGTGATAAGATTCGCGGAATAAAAATTCCGACTCTTATCATTGCAGGTGAAGAGGATGAGATCACGCCTGTTGCGATGATGAAAAAAATGAAGTCCTACATAACAGGGAGTAAGTTGGTTTTGTTGAAAGGTGCAAAACATGCGATTCATTTGGAAAGGTCAAGTGACATAGCCAAGGAAATTAAAGTATTTAATAAACACTGA
- a CDS encoding carbon-nitrogen hydrolase family protein, producing the protein MRWICFSFLVILLTNCSKTELDLQTALAKQPKPEMEIQVEGKPQKGYLVGIEPYLIQSSYSTDEAFYQSLKVYFDYAKREEVLPVERTVVVLPEYIGTWLVASGEDRSLFEKPTVGDAMETVVLKNLGRFVWFYLFGNNSSTDSLKETLFRMKAWQMAHSYQTVFSRLAKEYRVAIVAGSIILPEPKVVEGKITVTDGPLQNVSFYFRSDGEVDERITRKSFPIEDEKSFISGSNPGSNPSILTPLGTLSTLVCADSWYPEAYQNASNQSATLLAIPSLLAPADAWDKKWNGYNGGKTPKDVNTKDINQITEWQAWKKYSLLGRAEVHQIKNGMNVFFRGQIWDIIATGDAFLLQNGKPVAVKRKNLKNLGRVYALGI; encoded by the coding sequence ATGCGTTGGATTTGTTTTTCCTTCTTAGTCATTCTACTTACAAACTGTTCCAAAACCGAACTGGATCTGCAGACCGCTTTGGCAAAACAACCTAAGCCGGAAATGGAGATTCAAGTTGAAGGCAAACCGCAAAAAGGGTATTTGGTTGGAATCGAGCCTTATTTGATTCAATCTTCCTATTCAACGGACGAAGCATTCTATCAGAGTTTAAAAGTTTACTTTGATTATGCGAAAAGGGAAGAAGTTCTGCCTGTGGAAAGAACGGTTGTTGTTTTGCCGGAGTATATCGGAACCTGGCTTGTGGCAAGCGGTGAAGACAGATCTCTTTTTGAGAAACCTACAGTCGGTGATGCAATGGAAACCGTTGTTCTCAAAAATCTGGGTAGATTTGTTTGGTTTTATTTATTCGGAAATAATTCTTCAACGGATAGTTTGAAAGAAACTTTGTTCCGGATGAAGGCATGGCAAATGGCTCATTCCTATCAAACCGTTTTCTCCCGTTTGGCGAAAGAATACAGAGTTGCGATCGTTGCCGGTTCCATTATTTTGCCGGAGCCGAAAGTTGTTGAAGGAAAGATCACCGTTACGGACGGACCTTTGCAAAATGTAAGTTTTTATTTTCGCTCTGACGGTGAGGTGGATGAGCGCATTACCCGAAAATCATTTCCTATCGAAGACGAAAAAAGTTTTATTTCCGGATCCAATCCCGGGTCCAATCCATCCATCCTCACTCCCTTGGGAACTCTTTCCACTTTAGTTTGTGCGGATTCCTGGTATCCTGAGGCGTACCAAAATGCTTCGAATCAATCGGCAACTTTACTCGCGATCCCTTCTTTGCTTGCTCCTGCAGATGCATGGGATAAAAAATGGAATGGGTATAACGGTGGAAAAACGCCGAAAGATGTAAACACGAAAGATATAAATCAAATCACGGAATGGCAGGCGTGGAAAAAGTATTCTCTCTTGGGAAGGGCGGAAGTACATCAGATTAAGAATGGTATGAATGTATTTTTTCGAGGACAAATATGGGATATCATAGCAACAGGGGATGCATTTCTTTTGCAAAACGGAAAGCCTGTTGCGGTAAAACGGAAAAATCTTAAAAATTTAGGAAGAGTTTATGCATTGGGAATCTGA
- a CDS encoding argininosuccinate synthase — MKEKVSPKKIVLAYSGGLDTSVILAWLKDTYGCEVIAFCADVGQKEELTGLEEKGKSTGASKVYIQDLRLEFARDFIYPAIRGSAIYEMRYLLGTSLARPLIAKAMAEVAEKEGADAFAHGATGKGNDQVRFELTFKALSPNLQIIAPWRTWEFGGRADLIEYAKKKGIPVPVTAAKPYSMDRNLMHISFEGGILEDPYNEPKEDMFVLSVSPEKAPDKPTYLELGFEKGDCVSIDGKKLNPLEVLETLNDLGGKNGIGRVDIVENRLVGIKSRGVYETPGGTILHIAHRDLESITLDRDTQHKKDELSQEFARYIYNGQWYSNQMNALRAYIDYTQQFVAGTVRVKLYKGNCTVVGRKSDKSLYNAGLSTFEKEELYNQYDAEGFINLYGLPMKEWARVRKS; from the coding sequence ATGAAAGAGAAAGTTTCTCCAAAAAAAATCGTACTCGCATACTCCGGCGGTTTAGACACCTCCGTGATTTTGGCATGGCTGAAAGATACCTATGGTTGCGAAGTCATCGCATTTTGTGCCGATGTGGGCCAAAAAGAAGAGCTTACGGGCCTGGAAGAAAAAGGCAAAAGCACGGGTGCATCCAAAGTTTATATCCAAGACCTAAGATTGGAATTTGCCCGCGATTTTATTTACCCTGCCATTCGCGGATCCGCTATTTATGAAATGCGTTATCTTTTAGGAACTTCTCTTGCACGTCCTTTGATTGCCAAAGCAATGGCGGAAGTTGCAGAGAAAGAAGGTGCGGACGCGTTTGCTCACGGCGCCACGGGAAAAGGGAACGATCAGGTCCGTTTCGAACTTACTTTCAAAGCACTTTCCCCCAACTTACAAATCATAGCTCCTTGGAGGACATGGGAATTCGGAGGAAGAGCGGATCTCATCGAATATGCAAAAAAGAAAGGAATCCCTGTTCCCGTAACAGCTGCTAAACCATACTCGATGGATAGAAATCTAATGCATATTTCCTTCGAAGGTGGAATTTTAGAAGATCCTTATAATGAACCGAAGGAAGATATGTTTGTTCTTTCCGTTTCTCCGGAAAAGGCTCCGGACAAACCTACTTACCTTGAACTCGGTTTTGAAAAAGGGGACTGTGTTTCCATCGATGGCAAAAAACTAAATCCTTTGGAAGTCCTGGAAACACTCAACGACTTGGGCGGAAAAAACGGAATCGGAAGAGTCGATATCGTTGAAAACAGGTTAGTCGGTATCAAATCAAGAGGAGTGTATGAAACTCCGGGCGGAACGATTCTTCATATTGCCCACCGTGATTTGGAATCCATTACTTTGGATCGGGATACCCAACACAAAAAAGACGAACTTTCTCAAGAGTTTGCCCGCTATATTTATAACGGTCAATGGTATTCCAATCAGATGAATGCTCTTCGGGCCTATATAGACTATACCCAGCAGTTTGTTGCAGGTACGGTAAGAGTGAAACTCTATAAAGGCAATTGTACAGTTGTTGGGCGAAAGTCGGACAAATCGCTTTACAATGCTGGTCTTTCTACTTTTGAGAAGGAAGAATTGTACAATCAATATGATGCGGAAGGGTTTATCAATCTTTACGGGCTTCCTATGAAAGAATGGGCAAGAGTTAGAAAATCATAA
- a CDS encoding cation:proton antiporter: MAKTKSTLFYALTLIGFGLFAYYLIQLGTDLETHAIIVKKDDPETLIQGILGQIKHPLALLFLQIIIVASFARFVGYIFSRKLNQPSVIGEIVAGILLGPSLLGFFFPETMGFLFPKSSLPTLGTFSQIGLVLFMFIIGMELDVKVLKNKAHTAVIISHASIIFPFFLGMILAYYLYQDYAPDNISFVSFSLFLGIAMSITAFPVLARILQERNLTRTPLGALVLTCAAADDITAWILLAIIVTISKAGSLNTALFTIGLSFAYLLTMLFLVAPFLKRLGSIYISRENLTKTAVSIILLILFISSFSTEVIGIHALFGAFLAGVIMPSEGNLKKLIAEKIEDLSVVLFLPIFFAVTGLRTQIALLNDPKLWMVLGLVILIAVIGKFVGSAIAARIAGSTWEDSLSVGALMNTRGLMELVVLNIGYDLGILSPEIFAVFVLMALVTTASTGPALDGIQKWFSANQRPSEIKKPEENKLHVVVAFAQEKMGKSLVRLAYALSGNQKKNLDITALHISPNDSLTNEQLTNYREASFESIRNTGVELGMEVRTEYRTTDNITYEIVNFAKQKHSNLLLIGAAKSLFSRSYTGGKIKGILNYTPATVGVLIDNGLESYDKVGIIYHSPDDPILKFAEKLLTLKGMKSTKLKLEEILQPETDINPYPISVSKLSSFSVVIIDLDTWDEVGFEKIEELPTSFLLVRFHS; the protein is encoded by the coding sequence ATGGCAAAAACCAAATCTACCTTATTTTACGCATTAACCCTAATAGGGTTTGGCTTGTTTGCTTACTACCTGATTCAATTAGGTACGGACTTGGAAACTCATGCGATCATCGTAAAGAAGGATGATCCTGAAACTTTGATACAAGGAATTCTTGGCCAAATCAAACACCCTCTTGCTCTTTTGTTCTTACAAATCATAATCGTAGCATCTTTTGCCCGATTTGTAGGATATATATTCTCCAGAAAATTAAACCAACCCAGTGTAATCGGAGAAATCGTCGCAGGTATTTTGCTCGGACCTTCCTTGCTCGGATTTTTCTTTCCGGAGACGATGGGATTTCTTTTTCCCAAATCAAGCTTACCTACTTTGGGAACATTCAGCCAGATCGGTTTGGTTCTATTTATGTTCATCATCGGTATGGAGCTGGATGTAAAAGTTTTAAAAAACAAAGCTCACACCGCAGTTATCATCAGTCATGCGAGTATCATTTTTCCTTTTTTTCTAGGAATGATTTTAGCGTATTATTTATACCAGGATTACGCTCCCGACAATATCTCCTTCGTTTCTTTTTCCTTGTTTCTAGGAATTGCAATGAGCATCACCGCCTTTCCCGTACTTGCTCGCATCCTGCAAGAGAGAAACCTCACGCGAACTCCGTTAGGCGCTCTGGTATTGACCTGCGCTGCTGCAGATGATATCACTGCTTGGATTTTACTCGCCATCATCGTAACTATTTCCAAAGCAGGCAGCCTAAATACCGCACTATTTACAATCGGGCTTTCCTTTGCCTATCTGCTAACAATGTTATTTCTAGTGGCACCTTTTCTCAAAAGATTAGGATCCATCTATATCTCCAGAGAAAACCTCACAAAAACCGCGGTATCGATTATTTTATTGATACTATTCATTTCCTCCTTCTCCACGGAGGTGATCGGAATTCACGCATTATTCGGTGCTTTCCTCGCGGGAGTGATCATGCCTTCCGAAGGAAATTTAAAAAAGCTGATCGCTGAGAAGATAGAAGATCTTTCCGTAGTTTTATTTCTTCCTATTTTCTTCGCAGTCACAGGACTAAGAACGCAGATTGCACTTTTGAATGATCCGAAACTTTGGATGGTACTCGGACTTGTCATTCTGATTGCAGTCATCGGAAAATTCGTAGGGAGTGCAATTGCTGCTCGCATAGCAGGATCTACCTGGGAAGATTCCTTATCCGTAGGGGCCTTGATGAATACACGAGGGCTTATGGAACTCGTAGTTTTGAATATAGGTTACGATTTGGGAATTTTAAGCCCGGAAATTTTTGCAGTATTTGTTCTGATGGCTTTGGTTACAACGGCGTCCACCGGACCTGCGTTAGATGGGATTCAAAAATGGTTTTCCGCAAATCAAAGACCGAGCGAAATTAAAAAACCGGAAGAAAACAAACTCCATGTGGTAGTCGCTTTTGCTCAGGAAAAAATGGGAAAAAGTCTGGTACGATTAGCGTATGCACTTTCCGGCAATCAGAAGAAAAACCTGGATATCACCGCTTTGCATATTTCTCCGAACGATTCTCTGACCAATGAACAATTGACAAATTACAGAGAAGCCAGTTTTGAATCCATTCGCAATACCGGGGTTGAACTCGGGATGGAAGTGAGAACGGAATATAGAACAACTGATAATATCACTTACGAAATCGTAAATTTTGCCAAACAAAAACATTCCAATCTGCTTTTGATCGGTGCTGCAAAATCTCTTTTTTCCCGAAGTTATACCGGAGGAAAAATCAAAGGAATTTTAAATTACACTCCTGCGACCGTAGGAGTACTCATAGACAACGGTTTGGAATCTTACGACAAAGTGGGAATCATTTATCATTCTCCTGACGACCCGATTCTCAAATTTGCCGAAAAATTACTCACCCTCAAAGGCATGAAATCCACCAAACTCAAGCTAGAGGAAATACTCCAACCGGAAACAGACATCAATCCTTACCCTATTTCGGTTTCAAAATTATCCTCTTTTTCGGTGGTGATCATTGACTTGGACACTTGGGATGAAGTTGGTTTCGAAAAAATCGAAGAGTTGCCTACTTCTTTTCTTTTGGTGCGTTTTCACTCCTAA
- a CDS encoding FAD-dependent oxidoreductase, with protein sequence MKVGNYRNWKSYSHGEEIHTDVVVIGSGCGGATLAYELAKKGVNVALIEQGGNYHTGTFDNNELNMAGKISAERNFHTTSDGSVSLVYGNNLGGASVHYWADSYRTPDDRLKLWNRKYGVLGHLSEDLSPYWNELEENLNVNPAAEPYFNRMNQLFRGSAQKLGWEGHAVPQARKNCQKSGHCMQGCMFGAKQSQLVTHIPRAVALGTDVYTDLRAEKLLIQGQKVVGLETISIDRGTLRPESKKIIFKAKAVCVAAGGFGSSTFLLRNGFKDRLPMLGEHLAINPSPMVHALFEEPIIQWRNIPAAYGVEAFRLAEYRNGDYRQGGYMLMPNQLQPATLAALIPGFGKEHSEFMEQMPRLGGTIGWIDDVETELGRIEVDRSGKRKIHYPFGKITKQIFNDLTYKQMILNFEAGAKEVFLPGFKTHRFSKLPKWEEIRSLEWRAGEFPMAAPHPAGGCRMGTNVHNSVVDSTHRVHGFKNLFVSDSSVFPTGVSVDPSFTIMAFSKIAAKQVIGEIV encoded by the coding sequence ATGAAAGTAGGAAATTACAGAAACTGGAAATCGTATTCTCACGGAGAAGAAATTCATACGGATGTGGTCGTGATCGGATCTGGGTGCGGTGGAGCGACTCTTGCCTATGAACTTGCCAAAAAGGGAGTGAATGTTGCCTTGATCGAACAAGGAGGCAATTATCATACCGGGACTTTCGACAATAACGAATTGAATATGGCGGGGAAAATTTCCGCCGAAAGAAATTTTCATACTACTTCCGACGGGAGTGTTTCTCTGGTGTATGGAAATAATTTAGGCGGCGCCTCAGTACATTATTGGGCGGACAGTTACCGAACACCGGATGACAGATTGAAACTTTGGAATCGCAAATACGGGGTTCTGGGACATCTTTCTGAAGATCTGTCTCCCTATTGGAATGAGCTGGAAGAAAACTTAAACGTAAATCCGGCTGCTGAACCCTACTTCAATCGAATGAACCAACTCTTTCGCGGCTCTGCGCAGAAGTTAGGTTGGGAAGGACATGCAGTCCCCCAAGCTCGAAAAAATTGTCAGAAGTCAGGGCATTGTATGCAAGGTTGCATGTTTGGCGCCAAACAGTCACAGTTGGTCACTCATATCCCAAGGGCGGTCGCTTTGGGAACCGATGTGTATACGGATCTTCGCGCTGAAAAATTGCTGATTCAAGGACAAAAGGTCGTAGGATTGGAAACCATTTCCATTGACAGAGGAACACTTCGCCCTGAATCCAAAAAAATCATATTCAAAGCGAAAGCGGTTTGTGTTGCCGCAGGTGGATTCGGAAGTTCCACATTCTTACTTCGCAACGGATTTAAGGATAGGTTGCCTATGCTGGGGGAACATCTTGCCATTAATCCATCCCCTATGGTTCATGCTTTGTTCGAGGAACCGATCATTCAATGGAGAAATATCCCTGCGGCTTACGGGGTCGAAGCATTTCGGTTAGCCGAATATAGAAACGGGGACTATAGACAAGGCGGATATATGCTTATGCCGAACCAATTGCAACCGGCAACTCTTGCGGCACTCATTCCGGGATTCGGAAAAGAACATTCCGAATTTATGGAGCAGATGCCGAGATTGGGAGGAACCATCGGTTGGATTGATGATGTCGAAACGGAGCTTGGGCGCATTGAAGTGGATCGATCCGGAAAAAGAAAAATTCATTATCCTTTCGGCAAGATCACAAAACAGATCTTTAACGATCTTACATACAAACAAATGATTTTGAATTTTGAGGCGGGAGCGAAGGAAGTATTCCTTCCCGGTTTCAAAACCCATCGATTTTCCAAACTCCCGAAATGGGAAGAGATTCGATCTTTAGAATGGAGGGCGGGAGAATTCCCTATGGCGGCGCCTCATCCTGCAGGAGGATGCCGTATGGGAACTAATGTTCATAATTCGGTTGTCGATTCCACTCACAGAGTGCACGGATTCAAAAATCTATTCGTTTCCGATTCTTCGGTATTTCCTACGGGTGTAAGTGTGGATCCCAGTTTTACCATTATGGCATTCAGTAAAATTGCCGCAAAACAGGTGATTGGTGAGATTGTATGA
- a CDS encoding polyprenyl synthetase family protein, whose protein sequence is MSSFSYHLESAKSLFDPFFIPTIQTILKGFSPSRVSEAALYSLQAGGKRIRPAIAINSYYANQNIPKPNTEDINLNNLLYLSSAIESIHTYSLIHDDLPSMDDDDMRRGMPTCHKKFDVPTAILAGDALNSLGFYLVRFINSNDANLLKDCLDYLHEGAGIPGMITGQMEDLEEEGKSGTSEYRKSLSRKERLLSIHEKKTGALIIASFLLGNRLRSDFKEREAKIKEYSKEIGILFQITDDILDVEGSAESLGKTPGKDANSGKLTYPSLYGMGTAKKMRDDSRDKAYSYAIELESETNQFFKGLPNYIAERKN, encoded by the coding sequence GTGAGTTCTTTTTCATATCATTTAGAATCCGCAAAATCGTTATTCGATCCTTTCTTTATTCCTACAATCCAAACTATTTTAAAAGGTTTTTCCCCTTCTCGGGTCAGCGAGGCTGCTCTTTACAGCTTACAAGCCGGTGGAAAAAGAATCCGCCCCGCAATAGCAATTAATAGCTATTATGCGAATCAGAATATTCCGAAACCCAATACGGAAGATATAAATTTAAATAACCTGCTTTATCTTTCTTCCGCAATAGAAAGCATACATACTTATTCTTTGATCCATGACGATCTTCCTTCCATGGACGACGACGACATGCGAAGGGGAATGCCTACTTGTCACAAAAAATTCGACGTGCCCACTGCTATCCTTGCAGGAGATGCATTGAATTCTCTGGGATTCTATTTGGTACGTTTTATCAATTCAAACGATGCCAACCTACTAAAAGACTGTTTGGATTATTTGCATGAAGGTGCCGGCATCCCCGGAATGATCACAGGCCAAATGGAAGATCTGGAAGAAGAAGGAAAATCCGGAACCTCCGAATATAGAAAGAGTTTGTCTCGGAAAGAAAGGCTTCTTTCCATTCATGAGAAAAAAACAGGAGCACTTATCATCGCAAGTTTTCTTTTAGGAAATCGTCTTCGCTCCGATTTTAAAGAAAGAGAAGCGAAGATCAAAGAGTATTCCAAAGAAATCGGGATCCTATTTCAAATTACCGATGATATTTTAGATGTGGAAGGAAGTGCGGAATCTCTGGGCAAAACCCCCGGCAAAGATGCAAACTCGGGAAAACTAACTTATCCCTCTCTTTATGGAATGGGAACGGCAAAAAAAATGCGTGATGATTCCAGAGACAAAGCTTACTCTTATGCAATCGAACTGGAATCGGAAACCAACCAATTCTTCAAAGGATTGCCAAACTACATTGCAGAAAGAAAAAATTAG